A window of Punica granatum isolate Tunisia-2019 chromosome 8, ASM765513v2, whole genome shotgun sequence genomic DNA:
GATTGTACCCTAAAATCGTTACCTCCAATTGactgtgttttttttttagttagaTTATATTCATTTAGACCTCTTCGGATGGTACAGGACGGGACCAATAAATTTCCTTCAATTTCACTGTTcaatttcccaaaaaaaaaaatatatatatatatatatatagtagtaAACCCCGACAGGTTCCGATTCTTCAAGAAGCTGTCCACCAATTGTCAACCCAGACATGGCAGTTGCCTGCACTGCACATATAACACACATCCGCGTGAAGTGGGACCAAAGGGGTCGCAGATGCGCTGCTCCTCATCAGACGGAAGGTCGAGAAAATGCTCCACGTGGGAGCAGACCAGGGCCGTGCATTGTGTGGGGTCCACAGCATTGAACCACGATTGGCTGGTGATGTCCCCCCATTGTCCCCTGAATGAAGGGCGCCGTAGCCAGCGGTGCTGCTCCTATGGGACCAGCACTCGGCATAATCCCGTTTGCAAAATCCAAGATTACCCCACGCGATCGTCCAAGCGAGTGCCAGCCTAGCACCCAAATTCCATGTCATTTTAGGTCGGTGTTTGTTAAAATGaatcttaataattaattaatttttttctgttAAAGATTTTAAGATCGTGGATGGAAAAATCTTTACAACTGAAATACTTTTAACTACccataaatattatttcaagCGATCCGACGCTCGCCTTTATTAAATGAGGTTCCAGATTCGGGTTCtattaatggagaaaattcttgATTTGAAAAGTTTTACTCTTTAATGGATCAATTCGGTTAGAATGTAAATTATTCATATTCGAGCCTATTAAGCTTCTTGATACCAGAGTACAGACTAAAATAATTTGTATTATCAGTTACAATCATTTATCCCAAATCTTatctctataaaaataaatcatatattatattatcatctATATTCCatgaaattcaatatatttacCCAACTAGGCCAAAAGATACATATGTAAATTATACATTTACTGAACAcaacaattttcttttataatctTCCCTATAAAATGATTTCATAGTggaatttatttaataatcttcaCAACAATTCTTTGTAAATTAACAATTTACAAACCAAATGACTCATTAGCCATGAGATTTTAAACATTGATACTAAGTGCAGTAATGGATTGAGAAAGACTGAGAGGGACAGTAACCCCCTATAATTTTGACGACTTCAATTCCATATGCAATTACATATACTTATCCATTAACTCGGAAACCCGAACCCTGCCTCGCTTCCTATTCACATCAAAGTATAGACTGAAAttgctgaaatttttataaaaattttggggttttttttttccatatatacAATTTCTCAagtatatcatttttttttacatgaaATAATTGTTCCTCCCTTGGTTTTGTAATGTTACTATTCCTTTTTCTACTCTTCAGTTTCAGCCCCTTCGACCGACCTCCAAGATCCATCCCTGAATGCGTCCATCCCCAAATAAGTGTAAAATATGTTCGACTTATTGTCACTATGCAATgctaatataaatatataatgttcGTAAACATACGAggataaatttttcttttcctttttctttttggatagGTAATGAGGATATATATTAGCACTATATATTTCCACACTTTCGTGCCGAACATTTGATGAATGAATTATATGAAGATAAGGATTGTTTTTGGGTTAAcctaaaagaaagaaaaaggggaaCAATATATTTACCTCGTCTCGAAGGACCAAGTTATCTGAATTTATATCGTCTTTAGTAACTTTAGCATAAACTAGGATGGGACCAGCGCGATGCAATTGGTCTCCATGAAAGTTCTCAACtaacaataattatatatggtAGAAGTGCGAGACATGATATTAGtaattttgaaaagtaaaaaatattaacaaattaatatcatatgacttattttaaaattgatataatacaCTAAATTCGAAATTGCCTTAGTCAAATAAACATAGAGACGTGGAGGACAAAAATGGGAAACTTAATTAGAcgatataataagaaaaatatcaaaaggTAAAAgtttattgaaatattaaagataGTAATATCTACATAAAAATTAGGAGAGAATTATATTTGTTAGagacataattaattttataaaaattaaaatattaattcatatCTACTTGTTATATGTATTAGCATATAATTCTAGCTAATTCCTCTTCATTAAGTAtctcctaatttttttatatgttaccGTTATAGCTTATcgttactatatatatatatatatatattcggtagatgcaatatatttcatttgatCTCAATACCTTTTTGACACATAACATCATACTAGGATGTACTCAAATATTATGAGGATTTTTGTATTTAgtataaaaagcaaaaaatatatggggtGCATTATAGTGTTAAAAAATGTACCATATCataataatacaacaaatcGATAAGTACAAAATACtataattattgtaatttttactaagtacaaatttaattgaaaatttcaatattaatcTTATCTAAAAAAACGTACATGAATGTAggagaaaatatcaaaattcatCTTAATAGTATATGGAATGAATATAAAAAGGGcttaaatgcatataaataaataaaagtttagTCGGGAAAAATCCTTATTTGAATCAGTTTAAAAATCATCATTGAGAATCTCATTAACTATAAGTGGTATTGGAATTCATTTAAAGTATCTCGTGACCACGACCAACCCAAGCGACGATTGTCAATAGGCTGGAGTAACCTTgtatttaaacaaaaaaagaattaggataTTTCTAATATCACATTTAAAAATCATCATTGAGAACCCCATTAATTGTAAGTGATATTCGAAGTTCATTTAAAGCATCTAGGGACCACGACCAACCCAAGCGAGAATTGTTAATAGGCCAGAGTAATATTGCATTTAACCAAAGAAGAATTAGGATATTTCCCGCATCACAATAAAAACTGTTGAAATTGCGACGGCGACTTGATTTAGTACATTAAGATGATATTAAGATGATTGGAAAGCCCATGTAAATTTAAATATCATGTTTCTTTCATTGTAGTAGGCTCATGAGTTACTTTTGTAACCGAAAtatcatgttttttttttcttagttaCAAGGAAGGCTAGTAGACCTAGTACAATGAAGTAAAAgttttaataactaataaagtgGCACAGGTCATCCCATTGGATATTGAATCTGGAATTTCTAGGTTATCAAGCGAGAACGTACGTTAGTACACTCTATAATGTTGATTCTTAGTAGAATTTCTAATTCATTAAAATTGTTTTCGGATATCATCTTTGATAGACTAAATATGGATGTCTATGTTATTCACAATATGTTCACAATGCAATCCGATTAGCCACTTTTCGGCACAACACCTTACTTTTGCCACCCATGATCCCACATCTATGTGATATTATTATCCAATATTCCGAACAttatattcaaaatattatagTTGACATCGTAACTTTGTATGCAATTCTTAGTTTTCATTGAATACTATGTATCAATCGAATATATGTATCGAGTACCTTTCCCTGTTTTAATTGAGGTATTCAGATTCTTATTACACAGGgcttttttttggtgtgagCACCGGTATCCAAACTCATTTGGTACATGAGGTTTTATGTTAagaggtatccatgttatatatatatatatatatggccaAATTTTGCAAAATAATCAAACTACaaacataaataaaagtaaacaTCGAATGAGACTTCGAATTGAAGCGCCGTcatcttatttttttcatacaTGCTTGAGTAAAGGGTACCGGAAAGCTAAATATAAAAGGGTAGAAAACTGGGACTTACGCAACTGAATCGAGATGGCGTGAGGTGCTTGGAGCAGCTTATGCCAAATGGGAAGAtctaaattttgatttgaggGGCGAATACAAGTAATTTCATCGAGAAATGAAGgaaaatacataaattttcTTCTAGCATCAAAATTTTAGGGGGACCGTTACACCCCTAGTCACCCATCTCAATTCATTAATAGTACAAGAAGTCCTATTAGCGAGAATGGAATTTAGAATCTCTTGTTTTTGGTCGAGGACATGTACCATTgtattggattttttttcccggttACGAGGGAAGAATGTAAacctagtacaataaaatagaaatcataatagctaataaaaggGTATGAGTAGTCTTATGCGAAATATCAAACCTACAACCTCTTGCATGATACATGAGGACACGCGTCACTACGCTACATCATCTTTTTATAGCCCTATTGGATTTTTTCGGTATAAACCCTAATATCCGaaagtttaatttgttctCAACTAATACAGTCGAATAAAGCTCTCATAGTATATATCTCATTTCTCTTATATGTTGAACTGTgaattttagttatttatttttctctcctcTTTTCAGCTCGTTGGGCATAATATTCGCAATTGTTGGTTTGGCAGTATCGATTGGTAGATCTACGAGCGCGTGCGAGCAACCGCGTCTGAGATTGATACTTCCTTTTGAAAATCATACACGAAGAGAACAAGTCAACCGGACATACGTTCTTAAGAGTAACCACCGTATATGATATATCTCCTCTCTCTATATAACTCCCTCGTCGTCCATCAcatcttttcttatccacCGCAGAATCCCCAACTCTCCCTGAATCTGCAGCTCAAAACCCACACTTCAAGTTCTTGAAATTATATTTGGTCATACTGATTTTGAAGCGGTGCAATATTCGACATGGACTTCCATGGCAATGAGAACCTTAGGGCCACAGAGCTCCGACTAGGATTGCCCGGCACACCGGATGATCCTCCAAAGCAATCACCACCTGCCAACAAGAGCAACAAGAGGGGCTTCCTGGAGATGGCCAGCGGATCAAGATCCGAAAGGTCAGAAAGTGGCGCCTCTAATGTTGACAATCGAGAGTCCACGGTTCCGCCCACCAAGTAAGTGCCCGATGCATCTTGGAGAGTTCATCTTCTTTCGAAGTACCATTGCAAAGGCCTAGGATTTACACAGATATCTGAAATGTTTGCCAGGACACAGATAGTGGGGTGGCCACCAATCAGGTCGTACCGGAAAAACAGTTTGCAGCAGCCGAAGAAAGCTGATGCCAATGCTTCGGGTACATTCGTAAAAGTGAGCATGGACGGAGCTCCCTACCTTCGCAAGATGGATCTCAAGCAGTACAAGAGCTACCCTGAACTCCTCAAAGCGTTGGAAAATATGTTCACCTTTAGTATTGGACCTGGTAAACATCAATCTATGGATTATCAAGAAGATAATAACTATattcacattttcttttttctcattgtacatgaataattaat
This region includes:
- the LOC116188658 gene encoding auxin-induced protein 22D-like; translation: MDFHGNENLRATELRLGLPGTPDDPPKQSPPANKSNKRGFLEMASGSRSERSESGASNVDNRESTVPPTKTQIVGWPPIRSYRKNSLQQPKKADANASGTFVKVSMDGAPYLRKMDLKQYKSYPELLKALENMFTFSIGPGDHSERDYYKGSEYAPTYEDKDGDWMLVGDVPWNMFISSCKRLRIMRGQEAQGLTCL